The DNA sequence ACACTTGATTTGGCAAATAAGAATGCagttaaaaaataactaaaaaatgTAGGCAAATCGTACCAAATATCCATACAAACAGCAACGAGAGTCAGCTTTATAAAAGCTCTAGTCAACTCTTGTTCCAAAGTGATGAAAGAAAGTTGCAACGAGTTTATATGCCTCACCCTGGCAAAGTGTCTTCTAGTGTGGTGAATTTATCGTACAATCTGGAGTACGTATGGGTAAGCTCTCTTGTTCCGGACCAAAATAGCACCTTAAGAAAGAAGAACGACAAAAAAGTGATCTTACAAACCATGATTTCCTTTTGTGTCAAGGAAAATCGGCTTTTGAAACGGTCTCTTGAAGAGACTGGATTCAATAACCTCTCCCCGCAAGGCCCTCCacttttaaaatgtttgagCGTATGAAACATAATACCAGATCTTGgtcttgattttcttgttatgACTCATGTTAGGGCCCGATTGTCATTCTAGATGAGGACTACAAATTGAgtgaaatcaaatttgtttttgatggAAGGGAAAGGAAAGTGTGGTGGGCAATCATTTAGCGATCTTATCATTCACTATATCCTGATCAAATTAAAATATGGAAATGGTGGTTGCGAAGGCACGGGAAAACCAGATGCCACGGAGGAAAACGAACCTTGGCGGAAAGTGACATCGGGACACGTTGGTGCATGGCGAGTGTTCTCACTTTGATTCATCCCCAACCTTTCCTTAAAGAAttctaaaattgaaattaaatacCCTATCTTTGAGAGGCTTTTCTTCATACAGGTTGAAGAAAGGTGCAAAGTCTTTGAACGTTGGATCGCAAGGTCCTTTAAAGGCAAAACTCTTCAAAAATGTTCTCCATAATTCCTCGCAATCAACTTTGCTCGGGTCTTGAAgatattttcctttatttgttACAAAATCCCAACAGCGTCCAATGAATGTTTCTTGCAAATGGGGAGTCGTGCCTTGAACAGGCTTAAACATCCACTTGTTTCGATCTTTGTTCAACCTTTGGTCATAATATTCATGTATTCTTTCCTCCACCATTGTCTGGTCTTCGTCGATATTACTTCGAAAACCAGCGACACCTTGCAGAATTTGTTTCGCTTTAGCGTTCCCCCATAAACTGAAGGTTTGTGCCCTACTGGGATTGTAATACAAGCTGATAGGCATGTCATAATTGGGAATATTGTTCCGTGCGTTAGACCAATAACGTTTCATGGGCCAATAGTTTTTGTTACCGAAATCTAATGGCTCATTACTTGAGGTCTGAtatgatttttcaaaaatacgGTTTGTTGGCAAATTTCGGCGATTCCAAGCCATTTCAGTCGGTAAACTAAGATCTCTTTCGTTATTCACAAGTTTACGCCATTCAAAAATGGGTTTGTAAACTGATGGTAGCTTTCCTCTCTTTTGTTCTGTCCATGTTCGTGCTGAACTTGGTTTCTTTATcttgtgatgatgatgatgatgatgcttGGAATCTGCGAGTGGTGTAAAGAATAAagattgtgaaaaaaaaagataaaaaggcaaaaaagatTGTTCAATAGTACCTAACACGAAACTATTAAGGTGATCGCTAGCAAatgaaaatacatttttcatgCTGTCTACAGAGAAGTTTCGACTGCGTCAACACAAGAGTCGAACCGGTGACCCTTTTAGAATATTTCTTTGGCAGTTCTCACAGCGACACATcagggagttttagcatcgTCAGACAGGAATGGTTACTGCAACACTACATATTAAGAATTTGACTGGTCAAGTGCGGAAAAATAATAGCTCTGCACGTTCGGCACGCACTTTATAACAATTCCGTGCGGTGCTGCAAAGCAACagcgtgaaattaccacattgcggttttgatgacaacttcaGCATGCAACCATATATCTCTGCACTTGATTTAACGGCGCGCACACCAGTCCGGTTGTAGCGGATTACGCCAACATTGTAGAATGCGAccaagatgggataatcgcacAATAGTAGTGACGtattttcaagtgatgttTTCCCTGGCTTTgccgtcatcattgctaaagctccaaCCTTTGCAAATTTGGATATTTAACGATGAAAAAACAATTGCTTTGCACGAGCGATTTTCATTTCCGTAGATTTCGTAGGCGGTCTTGTCCTGTTAACTATGTGATATGACctattttgcagttgtgttgACGACGACAGCCCTTGAatacaaaatttcaattttctatCTTCAAAGCGCAcacatcaattttattttaggaTAGTTAATACAGATTTCGTAGGCCAAGCAACCAGGAACAACCTGAAAATAATTACAGATCTAGAAACACCAATTACAGTTTCAGATGAAGTTCTCACTGGCGTCGTCTTTAACTCGTCCTGATTTTTGTGGCTCATGATCACTTCCCCAACAGAGCATCATCACGGTTTCTGTGGAAACTAAACCCTCCGTTCAATGCACCGGTAAAAGATGATTTTTTGATTCACAGCCTCGTACCGTAAAGATATATTAGCTTCGTGTTATTTGTTAAACTATGAAAATAGAGTGTAACCACCTGCAAGAACCAAGCATGTTTGTATTGCAATAATCAGCGTTGATGAACATGTCCACGTTCCCATGACTATTACTAGTGCGATGTATATCACCTTACTGTACTGGTGTTGT is a window from the Acropora palmata chromosome 1, jaAcrPala1.3, whole genome shotgun sequence genome containing:
- the LOC141885737 gene encoding ADP-ribosyl cyclase/cyclic ADP-ribose hydrolase-like isoform X3 — encoded protein: MAWNRRNLPTNRIFEKSYQTSSNEPLDFGNKNYWPMKRYWSNARNNIPNYDMPISLYYNPSRAQTFSLWGNAKAKQILQGVAGFRSNIDEDQTMVEERIHEYYDQRLNKDRNKWMFKPVQGTTPHLQETFIGRCWDFVTNKGKYLQDPSKVDCEELWRTFLKSFAFKGPCDPTFKDFAPFFNLYEEKPLKDRVLFWSGTRELTHTYSRLYDKFTTLEDTLPGFVLNGLTWCGSKLGSGINFKSCPYECSKQKHFWGQAAAKLAQRARGVVHVMLNGTRQHFVDKQIFPAFMDDSYLAENQLLSLPAREVTEFRILVGHSLHHKSLERCDDLTVLELQNRAKARGLKTTCFDNPYFIRHLLCLENPADPLCLFKITDQNSMVN
- the LOC141885737 gene encoding ADP-ribosyl cyclase/cyclic ADP-ribose hydrolase-like isoform X2, translated to MGTWTCSSTLIIAIQTCLVLADSKHHHHHHHKIKKPSSARTWTEQKRGKLPSVYKPIFEWRKLVNNERDLSLPTEMAWNRRNLPTNRIFEKSYQTSSNEPLDFGNKNYWPMKRYWSNARNNIPNYDMPISLYYNPSRAQTFSLWGNAKAKQILQGVAGFRSNIDEDQTMVEERIHEYYDQRLNKDRNKWMFKPVQGTTPHLQETFIGRCWDFVTNKGKYLQDPSKVDCEELWRTFLKSFAFKGPCDPTFKDFAPFFNLYEEKPLKDRVLFWSGTRELTHTYSRLYDKFTTLEDTLPGFVLNGLTWCGSKLGSGINFKSCPYECSKQKHFWGQAAAKLAQRARGVVHVMLNGTRQHFVDKQIFPAFMDDSYLAENQLLSLPAREVTEFRILVGHSLHHKSLERCDDLTVLELQNRAKARGLKTTCFDNPYFIRHLLCLENPADPLCLFKITDQNSMVN
- the LOC141885737 gene encoding uncharacterized protein LOC141885737 isoform X1, whose amino-acid sequence is MMTAKPGKTSLENTSLLLCDYPILVAFYNVGVIRYNRTGVRAVKSSAEIYGCMLKLSSKPQCDSKHHHHHHHKIKKPSSARTWTEQKRGKLPSVYKPIFEWRKLVNNERDLSLPTEMAWNRRNLPTNRIFEKSYQTSSNEPLDFGNKNYWPMKRYWSNARNNIPNYDMPISLYYNPSRAQTFSLWGNAKAKQILQGVAGFRSNIDEDQTMVEERIHEYYDQRLNKDRNKWMFKPVQGTTPHLQETFIGRCWDFVTNKGKYLQDPSKVDCEELWRTFLKSFAFKGPCDPTFKDFAPFFNLYEEKPLKDRVLFWSGTRELTHTYSRLYDKFTTLEDTLPGFVLNGLTWCGSKLGSGINFKSCPYECSKQKHFWGQAAAKLAQRARGVVHVMLNGTRQHFVDKQIFPAFMDDSYLAENQLLSLPAREVTEFRILVGHSLHHKSLERCDDLTVLELQNRAKARGLKTTCFDNPYFIRHLLCLENPADPLCLFKITDQNSMVN